The Longimicrobium sp. region CTAAGTCCTAAGTCCTGGGTCTTGGGTCCTGAGTAATTGCATCAACGCACGTTACAGGGGCTTGTTCACTCAGGACCTGGGACTCAGGACTGACTTACTCAGCGGGTGGTGATCACTTCGGCGCGCCGCAGCACGGCGCCGTGAAAGCGGAAGCCGCGGCGGATGACCTGCACGATCTGGTAGGGCGCCTGGTCGCCGTGGCGCTCGGCGGTGTCGAGCGCGTCGTGCTCCTCGGCGTCGAACGCCTCGCCCAGGGCGGGGATCTCGGTGAGCCCCACCTGCTCCAGGATGCGCAGCGCCCGGACACTGAAGCGCTCCAGGTGCGCCAGCCACTTGGGCTCGCCGATCTGCCGCGCCAGCACGGCCACGTCGTCGAGCGTGTCGACCAGCTCCAGGAGCCGGCGCGCGGTGGCGGCGGCCTGGTCGCGCAGCCGCCCGGCCTCGCGGCGGTGCTCCTCGCCGCGCTCCTGCGCCTCGGCCAGCTGCGCCTCGAGCAGCTCCACCGTCTGGTTGATGCGCAGCTGCTGCTTCCCCAGCCGCGCCAGGTTGCGCGTCATCTCGCCCCACTGCCCGGCCAGGTCGTCGTCGGCGGGGATCTCCATGTCCGCGCCGTCCAGGTCGATGGGCACGAGGCGGGCGATCTCGTCGCGCGGGGAGAAGGCGGTCGCGGTCATTCGGTCCCCCGTTCGGCGATGCGCCGGGTGATGCGGTTGGCGAAGATGGATTCGGGATGGTCGCGCAGGAGGAGCGCGGCGGTCCCGCGCGCCTCGCCGGGGCGGGCGGCGCGTGCCTGCGCGCGGGCCAGGAGATACAGCGCGTCGTCGCGGTAGTACGCGTCCGCGGGAACGGTGGCGGCGCCGGACAGCTCCGTCGCCGCGCGCTGCCAATCTCCACGGTCGAACGCGTCTCGCCCGCGCCGGTACGCCGCGAAGTCGAACGGCGCGGCAAGCGCCGCCATCCGCGCGGGGGGCAGCGGGATCGCCGGTGCTGGCGCGGACGCGGGTGCGGGCGCGACGACGGGGCTCGATGCGTTTGCCTGCGGGAGATCCGCCCCGGCGCGATACCCGAGCCTGTAGGTCAGGAAGATGGTAATGAGCACCGAGCCGGCCCACGCCGCCGCCAGCGGGAGGGTGGCGCGGGCACGCGGCGGCGAACTGGAGGACGGCGCGGCGACCGGCGCGGGCGGATCGGACGCGATCAAATCGGGCGCGGCGATCGGCACCGGCGCATCGGACGCGGGCAGGTTCGCGAGCCAGCGCTGCAGCGGCAGATCGTCGCTGCAGATCGCCAGGCCCGCCTCGCACGCGGCGCGCGCGGTGGTGACGTCCCCGCGCTCCGCGGCGAGCAGCGCACGGAGGCGGTGGGCGGGGAGAAGGTCGGGGAGACGCTCCAGCGCCTCGTTCGCGAGGGATGCGGCGACCTCGCCGTCTCCGCCGTGTGCCTCGGCGAGTGCCTGGTTGTAGAGGCTGAGGGCTTCGCGGACGCCGTCGCGTTCCAGCGGCGCGGGCTCGTCCGTCCCCACGCCGCGCCAAGCCCGCGCGGCGGCCCCCGCCTCGCCGAGACAGAGCGCGACCAGGGACAGCACCCGCGCGGCGTCCGGCTCCGGCGCGGCCAGCCGTGACGCGCGCCGCAGCAGCGCGAGCGCGCGATGCAGCTCGCCGTCGCGCGCGGCCGCCATCCCGGCGCGCTGGAGGGCAGCCGCGCGGCCGCGCAGCGACTCGATCAGCCGCGCGCACCTGCAATCGTCCGCCGGCGCGCCGCACGCCGCGCACGCCTCGGCGGCGGCGGGGACGGACAACGCAGTCACGTCGGCAAGGACATCCAAGGGTCGGCAGGGGAAAAAAGGTCCATGCGTACCTGGGGCGACATTTCGCTGATTGTGTTGATCTGCAACGCTTGTGGCGGGAACTGGCGCTCCGTTGCGGAGCGGGACCGGCAGGACTTCCGACGGGCTGTCGTCCGGCCGGGGATAAGGGCCGGGCGATGTGGCGTCACG contains the following coding sequences:
- the grpE gene encoding nucleotide exchange factor GrpE; amino-acid sequence: MTATAFSPRDEIARLVPIDLDGADMEIPADDDLAGQWGEMTRNLARLGKQQLRINQTVELLEAQLAEAQERGEEHRREAGRLRDQAAATARRLLELVDTLDDVAVLARQIGEPKWLAHLERFSVRALRILEQVGLTEIPALGEAFDAEEHDALDTAERHGDQAPYQIVQVIRRGFRFHGAVLRRAEVITTR